The DNA window cccggttacctatattcgatctaaacgattctccattttttccaacacacttcattcttcatcatttgcgccgtggtcaccgacttacattttcgttggttacctgttgggagcaaaatgtttttgtatcatAGTCTGCCTACTCAGAATATAGTATCGCAGTTGCATTCCGCCAACCCTAATATTGTAGTAAATCTTGGCAGACTATCGGTACATTaaccttttgtaaaattgattaaaaacgTCCTATATGCCAATTACcatttttctaagcgagctaagCCTGCAGTTGATCAATACTTGTTGGCTGtttaaagattgaaaatgatacATAATATAAGATGCAATTTcattacgttacgttatgccagcctttggaattttatcgatttaacaataatgtgaataattgaatacgtTCAAACCTCAGGTGAACCCACCACTTAAACGACATCATCGGTAAAGTCAAACGTAGATTACTACAGCAGTGTGAAACGCAATTCGATCTCGCGAGTGCCGAGTAAGTGATGGTTGCCTGTCGCGATActcattccacttttagcAACGTGCAAAATTTATAACTTTAAGTAAGCTACGATAAattgaattgcgaaaaaaaaaattattcgactgAAGGTCAAGCAAGTTGTGATCGTGAATGAGCCTATCCATGCAGctaagaaatcgaagatttgtgcaacaattgttaccgccacgccacgtgacagaGGAATCCCAGGGAAATACCCATAACCTAACacgtgcaaactcaccaacgttgcCGAGAAATTGTTAAATTACTCGGAAGTCTCTGCTTAGAtctgtaaaaaacaaaacagaacatttcgattaatttaataaaatggCTTTTCAGTctgcaaattaattattactgttgtCCAGTTTCGTATTCATTGCGTGCTGTGCAAGAACAAAAGTTCGGCTTTGCATGTACCACCTTGAATTatcaaacaataattaaaataagtaTTGTTACCTCGACTCTGGGCTGCTCGACACTTTTACATGTAGTAGTTCTTGCAACATCTGAGGTTTATTGGAGAAGCGAAGCACGTTTCACGTAATTTAGATCGTCACTCTTATGTAGTCCAAAAATCCGCACCACAATAACACTCGATCCTCCAGTCAGTTTTTGTGCTGTAACTGCCTGTCTGAACCGACTGAATAAACTTTCTAACTATACAACTGCGCATTTACCGAAAATCAGccaaaaaaatagtaaaattaatacACGACGCacagaaacaaaaatagaCATCACTAAAATCTGAAGTTACACACAACAATGGAAACTCGAGGCACGAAATTCACTTTCACGTTCGTAGGATGTTTTCATTTGGGTAACTCGGGTTTTCTTCAGCCTAGACTCTATTCTTCGTATATTATTCACAGATGAGTATGGTGCAAGTACACCGATCGGATAACGCGTTCTGAATGTTGAACTAATGCCGAGGACACGTCGTTTCACTCTGATCGCTCGGAAACGACTGATTCCGCACGGCGTTCAGAAGAGAATCAAATGAGTTCTGGGAAGGACGgaagataataattctccCACCCTCTCTGTTGCTCTTCCCATGGAGTGGGGGTAGCTGCACACGCCCGCCTAGCTGTTTCTCCCCCCTCGTGGCCCCCCACTCCATGAGCAGACCGACAGAGAGGGCGGAAGAATTATTATCTTCTATCCTTTAGAGAACCGATTCGAATCCGTTCACGGGACGCTCAGGCCGTTGCTTGCGCTTTATGTATCCCTATGGTCTCAACGGCCGGGTGAAAACAACACGTAAGCTACGCGATCAAATGTTTAGAGCTTTGCCGTAATATGCGACGTCAGAAGAAGTATGAATTCTCCGACCACTACGAATATTTCTTGAACGggattttgtcaaattttcaatttcactatGACGACGGTATGTTACTAACATTTTGCACGCGATGGTGTTAGCACTTCTTTCACCGGCGTGGTCAGTTGCTAATTGGTTGATACGTGAAGCTGCTAATACTCCCAAACCCGGCCAGACGCGGCAAACTGTTACGCAAATAACCCAGGGTTATCAGTATTTATGTGCAGCGAATTTCTGTTTACTCGATCTAGCTTTTTGGAATGGACTGTACGAAAAGAGACACAACTACAACATGACGCTATCTCTCGGCTCGCGTCTAAGGCAGCAGGATCTTACTAGACAGGTTTCTCTCTCACTAGACCATGTTCCAGTTATATCAAGGTTCAGTGATCACGGCTGTTGTGTAAATGATAGTTCATACCTCCGTGGTTCATACCGCTAGTAGAAGATGGCAACACcatagaaaatatttcaccaatGGCGACTTGGTACGGATGCTAGGAGGTGACACCACGCAAGAAAACAAGTCTCTTAAGTTTAAACACATAGTCTCTGTTAAGTGCCATGTTAGTTGTCAGTATTGAAATATCGTCGAGTTTCAGAGTCTGGTGAACAATATATTTATCGCAGCCATTAACTATAATATGATAGTAGGGAAATCAAGAAGGCCGTGCAGATTACAgaggattttttaaatttctcgaAGGTAATGAAATCATTTCGAGAATTATTCTGATGTGTACCCTCGTTGGCTGAACATTCTTTAGTCAACGGTACGTTTAACAATTAATCTAAATCGAAGAACGTCAATCACATTCTCTATAATAAATAgcgcaagaaaaaaatacggaaTTTGAGAGATGCGATGATCGCTCGAAATTAACTATGGATGTTGTAAATCCTACGCCGCAGGATCTTCAGAGAAAGCTCTACTTTCTCGTTGAGCAATTACAACATATGGCCAGCGAATTGCCTCCCAAATACCAAATGCGTCTACCGTATGAACTTCTGTCTGGACTGGCAAATTCTTTGTTAAACGATACTATATTCGAAATAGTCAAAGGGCTGATGGAAATTCAACACGTTACAGAAAAACACTTGTTTCAGCAGCGACTCCAGCTGttaaatcaacaaaaaattgaagttcAAGAGGCTTTATCTAATTTACATGACGAAGAAAAATGCATCACAGCAAAAATGATTTTACAAAAGAAACACAAAGAGGAATTGCGGCAAACTGATATGAAACTGGTTTTGCAATTAGATCAAAAAGTATCTGACCAACAAGGCATATTAGAAAAAGCTGGCGTTCCTGGATTCTACGTCACCAATAACCCCACAGAAATTCAAGTACAGATGAGACTTTGCGACTTCATAATACGGCTCAGTAAAATGGAAATTCCATGTTGATCATGCACATACAAATCTTATCCTATGTGTGGTGAACTAGCTTATACTGCAAATCACAAATGACAATTATACAGTACATCAAAGTGATCAGTGacaattttaagaaaaaatgcaATCAGACTTGTTTCGAATGTCAAGCTTGTATTTCACATACAGAtgcgatgaaaataaagttgaatAGATTTCTTTCCCTATAGAATCAGtctgtttttcatttacaatattttaaggTTACCAGATACCACCTTTACTTTTAGGTTTGGTCGATTGGTATATCATTGTAATTTTAACTCTGGTTTgatttaaacattttcaattcttgCAAAATTTGTTGCGACGACCTTTTTATAATATCAGGCCTATAATACACCCAATAACAGTACAATGGGCAGGTACAACATTATAAATGCATTTGTTTTTGTACACTATCAAATATTTAAAGTAGCTAGTGACTTTTACAAAACAGTTGTatgtaaacaaattttacacTTCAATTTGTCAACTAGAATATATAATTGGGTTACAATCCACAATAGCAGTAGATTCTATTTTCAAGTATTCATTCTTTGTGATTCACTGCAACTGAATGGCTTATATGCCACTCAATATCTAAACAAAAAGATGCGATGAAATTACAGCCATGAATGCAAGTAATAAATCTTATTACTAACAGATATCTATGCGCCTTAGATTTCTTTACATATTTACAGTCTTTTCCGAATCTCTGTTCTACTTCCGGATTGGTTACTGAGCTAATAAACTGCGATTTGATTTCTCATCAACATACCATCCACTAAAACAAATTTAGTCCTAGggaattcgagaaattttcacgTAATTTGCACAGCAAAGTTGGTAATCCATTGAACCATTTGTACGTATAGCATCGTCACATTTTCcaaacaatttcaaacttgCAAAGCCAATCACTCAAGAAGCAGCTTGTGCAGTTGGTGGGGATTGAGATTGTGATGGAATATCGGCGTTAAGTTCAGTACTAGCACCAATCGGATCACTGGATCCTTCGAGGAAGCAGATTCTGTAAACGTCATCAAAATTTGATATGAAATGTACTTCTAAACCATCTGTAATGTATTTAGGAAGATCATCATAGTCCTTTCTGTTCTCCTCCGGTAATAATACACAATTCACGCCAACTCGTTTAgcctgaaaatgaaaatttggtTGAGTTACGTGTGATTCGATGTCTGGATCAAATCAATATTTCACATAGATACAACTACTTACTGCAATTGTTTTCTCCTTGATGCCACCGACAGGAAGCACTTTTCCCATAAGACTAAGCTCCCCAGTCATAGCAACATTTTGCCTAATTGGTTTATTCTTTGCAAGCGAAATTAGGGCTGTTGCGATGGTAGCTCCAGCGCTTGGTCCATCCTTTGGTGTTGCACCTTCAGGGACATGCAGATGAAGATGAGCATCGTAAAGGAATGTGTTGTTGGGATCTtctttttgtagaaaatttctaGCCACAGTCATTGCAATACGTGTCGACTCTTTCATCACGTCACCCAGATGACCAGTTATTTCAAATGTgccttccaattttttaatgcCAATGGGCTTTCTCATCGTTATCTCTATGAATAGAGTAGATCCGCCCATGGCTGTCCATGCCAATCCCATAACAACACCCGGTGGTGTGATTGTGTACATTCTGTCATGAGCAAAGACAGGTTTTCCAACGAAGTCTTGTAAATTATTGCTGGTTAGGTCGATCTTGtctgtttcatttttaacaacCTTATACGCAACTTTGCGCGAAACTTTCTCAATGTGTTTCTGCAAATTTCTCACTCCTGATTCTCGACAATAGGATTTTATCAATAGACTTAACGCATCGTCATGGATTTTCAAGTGATTTTCGGACAGTCCTGAGTCCTGCATGGCCTGTGGTATCAAATATTGTTTGGCAATAGCTACCTTCTCTTCAGCTACATATCCTGACATCTCAATCATCTCCATTCGGTCTCTCAAAGGCTCTGGGATAGTATCAACAATGTTTGCCGTGCAAATAAATAAGACTCTTGATAGATCTACTGGTACGTCGAGATAATGATCTAAGAAATTTGCGTTCTGCTCAGGATCCAACATCTCTAACAGAGCTGAAGCTGGATCGCCTTGATGTCCcctgtgaaaaattaattggtTGATAATTAACGCATCACCCATAGTCAAACTATTATTGTTAGCGATGGAAAAAATACCCACTTTCCGATTTTATCAACCTCGTCTATCAGAACCAATggattttcagtttttgtttttttcaaacactgaATTATCTTTCCAGGCATTGCACCTACATAAGTTCGCCGGTGACCCTTGATTTCGGCAACATCAGTCATGCCACCGACACTAAATCTGAAATACTCTCTGTTGAGAGCACGGGCAATAGATCTTGCTATCGACGTCTTACCAACACCTGGCGGACCGTGAAAGCATAATATTTTTCCTTGGGTCGAACCTTTCAGCTGACTAACAGCAATAAATTCTGCAAATcaatattagaaaaattgaagagaacaaaacgatttttcaactaGCATTACATTCATTTATTATGACAGTCTTACCAAGAATTCTCTTTTTTATATCCTCCATGCCATAGTGATCTTTTTCTAAAACTTCACTAGCTTGGTTAAGATTCAGATTCTCTGGACTTGTCATTCCCCAAGGCATAGATGTGAGCCAATCCAAGTAATTTCTTGTCACACTAAAAAGTCGTTTTCGTTAATTACGTGTTATGCAAATAcctacaaattttattcatgtaTTCAATTATGAACCTCAACGTACTTGAATTCGCTGCTGTGACTCTCGAGAAAACTTAATTTGTTCAATTCCTCATCCAAGACATCCATGACTGGCTTGGGTACAACTTTTTGCCTAATACGTTCTCTGTATTTCTCTTCAATTGCATCCTTGTCATCCTTTTCCAATCCcagttctttttttataactttcaACTGTTCGTGAAGTATATACTTTCTATGCTgttgttttactttttcttctacttctcTTCCAATTTTTTGCTGCAGTTTACTAAGCTCACATTCTTTCTTAAGGAGCGCTAATGATAACATTAACCTTTTTGGAATCtacaggtataaaaaaatgtcatagtcgataaatttatataaaaattttacctatTCCGAAACCCGTAATTTTACCTGAGGTTATAGCAACTCCagtatgaataataatgataaaagtaattaaaatttttaatccaaaataaatattcttccACCTACATCCATTTCTTCCAGTACTTGTTGCAACTCGTGAGCATCAGCTCCTGTAAGTGCAGCACCCAAGTCACTAAGATAGACAGGATTGTCAACGACTCTTTGACCTTGATGCAGCATTTGTTGAAGTGATTCTCTGTACAGTGGATTCATACTAATTATGTCTCGAATCGTTTTGATCACCTCCTGGGTTAGTGCCTGCATATtacaagtataaaattatttcatgttttattcAGACAATAGAAAGACAGAAAAAGTACTGACAGGTTAGCTACCTTTATTTCTTCTGTTTGTCTAAATTTCTCATGTGAAATATTGACGACTTCGACCATGAGCAATGGTTGAGTTTCCGAAGTGGCCTCACTTGTTTCCACTTTTCTTTCTGTAgaatcttctttcttctcaTGTTCTGGTGGTACGAGCTCGGTAGCTTCTTCAACTTTATCAACTGATTCAGCAGCCTTAGGTTCAGCCCTTTTCCTCAGCATAGCTCTACGATGCTTTTTACCACCACCAGCCACCGTGTCTTCTATAGGGACGTTAATTGTGGTATTTAGTAGTGGAAACGTCAGTTTCATCTCTGTGTAAAGCAGGTAGCGCAATTgttaaaatatacaatatagtTGCAATAAACTTATTAGTAAGAAGCTCAGCAGATAGGCAAATAGGCTCCATACCCATACCAGTTATTCTAAAACTAACAGCGCATAACCCAGGTGTCTAAATTCGCTGTTAATTCTTTTACAGACACCGTACCTTGAGGTGATTTTGCAGAAAAGTCTTCTAGTATTTGACCAGTAATTTTCACTCTTCTATGGGCCATTACAACAAGTCTCAACCGATCACCCAAGTCCTGTACTTCGTGTATCTGAGCAAAAGTTCCAATAGAATACACTTGATCCAAATTTTGCACAACTTCAGCATCATTCCTATGATATAAATGATGATATTAAAATGTTCGTGTGCTGGACAGTGTCTAACGCTCTCAGAAGGACCGATAAAAAGGAAAGACTACTCACTCTT is part of the Neodiprion virginianus isolate iyNeoVirg1 chromosome 5, iyNeoVirg1.1, whole genome shotgun sequence genome and encodes:
- the LOC124306280 gene encoding gonadal protein gdl yields the protein MDVVNPTPQDLQRKLYFLVEQLQHMASELPPKYQMRLPYELLSGLANSLLNDTIFEIVKGLMEIQHVTEKHLFQQRLQLLNQQKIEVQEALSNLHDEEKCITAKMILQKKHKEELRQTDMKLVLQLDQKVSDQQGILEKAGVPGFYVTNNPTEIQVQMRLCDFIIRLSKMEIPC
- the LOC124306273 gene encoding lon protease homolog, mitochondrial isoform X1 codes for the protein MRICVTGLRLKLLPVYRYRVTWNRTFSNVQSSANCSGKFAGTATRQWGRKILTGETIGPIKAWEKGSRGHRQTTAFIAIRGFSSKKSGDKDPPSNGSEPELPDDYAAALPATVVVPEVWPHLPVIAINRNPVFPRFIKLIELSNPILIDVIRRKVKLNQPYVGIFLKKSEENDAEVVQNLDQVYSIGTFAQIHEVQDLGDRLRLVVMAHRRVKITGQILEDFSAKSPQEMKLTFPLLNTTINVPIEDTVAGGGKKHRRAMLRKRAEPKAAESVDKVEEATELVPPEHEKKEDSTERKVETSEATSETQPLLMVEVVNISHEKFRQTEEIKALTQEVIKTIRDIISMNPLYRESLQQMLHQGQRVVDNPVYLSDLGAALTGADAHELQQVLEEMDIPKRLMLSLALLKKECELSKLQQKIGREVEEKVKQQHRKYILHEQLKVIKKELGLEKDDKDAIEEKYRERIRQKVVPKPVMDVLDEELNKLSFLESHSSEFNVTRNYLDWLTSMPWGMTSPENLNLNQASEVLEKDHYGMEDIKKRILEFIAVSQLKGSTQGKILCFHGPPGVGKTSIARSIARALNREYFRFSVGGMTDVAEIKGHRRTYVGAMPGKIIQCLKKTKTENPLVLIDEVDKIGKGHQGDPASALLEMLDPEQNANFLDHYLDVPVDLSRVLFICTANIVDTIPEPLRDRMEMIEMSGYVAEEKVAIAKQYLIPQAMQDSGLSENHLKIHDDALSLLIKSYCRESGVRNLQKHIEKVSRKVAYKVVKNETDKIDLTSNNLQDFVGKPVFAHDRMYTITPPGVVMGLAWTAMGGSTLFIEITMRKPIGIKKLEGTFEITGHLGDVMKESTRIAMTVARNFLQKEDPNNTFLYDAHLHLHVPEGATPKDGPSAGATIATALISLAKNKPIRQNVAMTGELSLMGKVLPVGGIKEKTIAAKRVGVNCVLLPEENRKDYDDLPKYITDGLEVHFISNFDDVYRICFLEGSSDPIGASTELNADIPSQSQSPPTAQAAS
- the LOC124306273 gene encoding lon protease homolog, mitochondrial isoform X2 — protein: MRICVTGLRLKLLPVYRYRVTWNRTFSNVQSSANCSGKFAGTATRQWGRKILTGETIGPIKAWEKGSRGHRQTTAFIAIRGFSSKKSGDKDPPSNGSEPELPDDYAAALPATVVVPEVWPHLPVIAINRNPVFPRFIKLIELSNPILIDVIRRKVKLNQPYVGIFLKKSEENDAEVVQNLDQVYSIGTFAQIHEVQDLGDRLRLVVMAHRRVKITGQILEDFSAKSPQEDTVAGGGKKHRRAMLRKRAEPKAAESVDKVEEATELVPPEHEKKEDSTERKVETSEATSETQPLLMVEVVNISHEKFRQTEEIKALTQEVIKTIRDIISMNPLYRESLQQMLHQGQRVVDNPVYLSDLGAALTGADAHELQQVLEEMDIPKRLMLSLALLKKECELSKLQQKIGREVEEKVKQQHRKYILHEQLKVIKKELGLEKDDKDAIEEKYRERIRQKVVPKPVMDVLDEELNKLSFLESHSSEFNVTRNYLDWLTSMPWGMTSPENLNLNQASEVLEKDHYGMEDIKKRILEFIAVSQLKGSTQGKILCFHGPPGVGKTSIARSIARALNREYFRFSVGGMTDVAEIKGHRRTYVGAMPGKIIQCLKKTKTENPLVLIDEVDKIGKGHQGDPASALLEMLDPEQNANFLDHYLDVPVDLSRVLFICTANIVDTIPEPLRDRMEMIEMSGYVAEEKVAIAKQYLIPQAMQDSGLSENHLKIHDDALSLLIKSYCRESGVRNLQKHIEKVSRKVAYKVVKNETDKIDLTSNNLQDFVGKPVFAHDRMYTITPPGVVMGLAWTAMGGSTLFIEITMRKPIGIKKLEGTFEITGHLGDVMKESTRIAMTVARNFLQKEDPNNTFLYDAHLHLHVPEGATPKDGPSAGATIATALISLAKNKPIRQNVAMTGELSLMGKVLPVGGIKEKTIAAKRVGVNCVLLPEENRKDYDDLPKYITDGLEVHFISNFDDVYRICFLEGSSDPIGASTELNADIPSQSQSPPTAQAAS